The genomic window TTGTTACACAATATTTTCTTTTGGAGTTCATAAGCTTTCTAAGTTATTTTGCCTGTGTAATGTTAGATGTTTACAATAGCTTATTGCCCACAACTCAATATCTTTGGTACACTTTATCTGCTTTCGACTATTAAAGTAACAGGTCCGTCATTAATAAGATGTACGTCCATCATAGCACGAAACTGACCGGTTTTAACCTCAACTCCATTATTCTTTACACTTGAGGCAAAGTATTCATAAATTTCATTTGCACTTTCAGGTTCGGCAGCATTTATGAATGAAGGACGCCTTCCTTTACGGCAGTCACCAAGAAGAGTAAACTGCGAAACCACAAGCATTTCACCTTTTGTATCAATAAGTGATCTGTTCATTTTGCCTTGTTCATCTTCAAAAATTCTTAAGTTTGATATTTTATCCGCTAAAAAATCGGCATCTTTTTTTGTATCGTCTTTAGCAACTCCGAGAAGAACCAGAAGACCTGCATCTATTTCGCTTATGGTTTTGCCGTTAACTTCAACAAAGCTTTTTTTTACTCTTTGTACAACTGCGCGCATAATAAAAAATTTCCATTATTGTGGAATATAATGATCCCTTAATTTGGAATCAAAAGATCAATTCGATTTATAAAGGTAAAATAATTCCCCCTTAATAAAGGGGGCC from Pseudomonadota bacterium includes these protein-coding regions:
- the dtd gene encoding D-tyrosyl-tRNA(Tyr) deacylase; this translates as MRAVVQRVKKSFVEVNGKTISEIDAGLLVLLGVAKDDTKKDADFLADKISNLRIFEDEQGKMNRSLIDTKGEMLVVSQFTLLGDCRKGRRPSFINAAEPESANEIYEYFASSVKNNGVEVKTGQFRAMMDVHLINDGPVTLIVESR